Part of the Hevea brasiliensis isolate MT/VB/25A 57/8 chromosome 16, ASM3005281v1, whole genome shotgun sequence genome is shown below.
GTTTTGGAAGACTTGGCGTGCAGGGAAGCGCTGTTGCTTTTAATGGATAAAGGTTTCCAAAGAGCTATAGCAGAGGGCGATTGTTTAATGCTTATCAATGCTATTAATAGTGATCAAACGCCTCTCCTCATTCAGAATCCAGTCCATGATATTCGGGAACTAAGCAAGTCCTTGGATTctgtttttttttcctcttttgttAAAAGGGTTTGCAATAAAGCTGCACACACTCTAGTACAAAAGGCCTCGCATGATTGTTCCTCCCTCTGTAATCCTTTATACCAGCTTCACTTTGTACTgggcaatctgcccacttaagttCAATATATCATatcttccaaaaaaaaaaaatcgcagTTTGCATAATTGATGATTGATTCACGCAAGGCTTAATTGATGAGTTAAAAATTTGAAATCAAACATCAAAATGGAATTAACGACACCTAATTAAAACTGAAATTAATTCAACCACAagaatttacataaaaaaaaaaaaaagctcagcCTCCAAAGATGCACGCCTCCATAGAATCAAGAGAAAACAAAACCAAACGAAGAAACTGGAGTAAAAAATTCATCATTATCAAGCGGGAGCTCGAATTAAAGGGGTATGCAAAGAAGAAGCAAAGGGAAGGCTGCGCAGAATGAGAAAACGAACTCGCCTTGGGAAAGGGGCTTCATTAAACATGTGCTCCAGCACCCTCGCCAGCAGCGCCGTGTACTCCTCCAGCAGCTCCGCTACGATCGCCACCAGTATCATCTTCTTTCTTGTATAGATGAGCCCTTTCGGATAAGAAAATAAGATTcggaatatatatataaatatttttggaTCAAGGAAGATTTGGCATATTGGTGTGTGGTTTTTATATCTTGTTATATGTTTTGTTTGGGGTTTTTGCTGCGGCGATTACCACGGCGCCATCAATAGCTTTTCCAGTGTGCCGGTCCTTGTCTACCTCGCTTCCGCTTCCACGCAGCCGCCCCCATCACACGACTTTAGTTTTAGATTTTTCTGGACCCTCATCCTTATCCTCCCCATCCATTTATGATAACCTCTCTCTAATGctcttttctttttaaatatacaTGTATCGTATGATATTTCCAAAAGACGTGAACTTAGCCATTTGCAATTTctaaatattttactattattttattattcCCAAGCATATCATATCAGGATAGACAAATAAGAAAACACTATAGTACCCTCGATGAATGGATAGCCAATTTGATACTAGCCGTGAACTTCAGCACTTCCGCGCTATCCCACAATTTGATACTATGAGCATTAGCCCATAAATTTAATGCCAAGTGAGATTAAAATATGGAGATTGGAGAGAAGCCAAATTACACTTTTCCTAGCTCCAGGAATCCATGAAACCCAACCATCAGACGACGTCAATTGCATATTTTGTACAAGATGAACCAACAAAGACTACACGTTGCAGATGACCTTCATCCAATATTGCACACATTTATACTACCTCCAAGCTACATATGCGCAAGTATCTAAATGCAGTCTGTAAAACCACTTTCTTCTTATCAAGTAAGTTTCCTCTATTCCATTACTCGCATCTCCAAATTCCAACAAGAACTATGAACAAGACAAAAGCTAGCACAACTCCAACTACATAAACTGATGGTGAGCTGTGGCCATGGTTCACAGGAGCTGCATCAGGAAATGCTGACCCTCCTATCTCGCCACTGCCACATTTACGACCCTGTTTCACCCTTAACCTCAAATTTGTAGAAGATTCTTCAGCAATTTCTATGCTCTTGTCAGAAATGTGCAGTTGGCTTTTCATCAGCAACTTATCTGAATCAGGATTGTGTTCTGCATCTCTTGCCTGCAACAAATTATCACAGGCTTAGTAATTGACGTATGCATCTCGAATGACTTTTTACATGCTTGACAAAtgataattaatttatgcatCTCAGATGACTTTTCCCATGCTAAATAATTATGCGTGCATCTCAAATGACTTTTCAAAAGACTTTTCACATGCCATAAACTTACCTTTGTTACAGCTGactgcacttcatcttcttcttcttgatGACTTGCATCCCTCTCCGCTCTACTTCCAGGAGAAACAGTAGAAAATTCCCTCTGCAAACGGAGCCTTCTTGGAGCGCTGCCTTGAGTGACAAAGTTATCTGCATATGGATGCACTTGAGGCCGGCGGGTTCTAATCTTGATTCCAGTTCCACTGACAGCACTGCCCTGGTTCATAGGATTCATTTGCCTGCTTGATTCATCCATACTATTGAATACATCCAAAGATGAGCCCACTGCAGAAATGGCAGATGAAGCATCTTGCACATCAGAATTTGCAACGCCCAAAACATTTCTAGTTCCAAGTTGTCCATGGAAGGATGATGATTGAGCTCCCCAAGATCCAAGTGATGCTTGCATCTACAATAGTTTCTTGTTATAAAAAAGCAATGATGCTCCCATTTCTTAAACATTCTAGTGTGCATGAAAAACAAAGGAAGGTGATTTTCAAATGTCTTAAATTTTCTTCAATAGTtatcaaatgaaataaaattaactctgcctaagtagtttgcgcttagccggtcccaagcccggataaaggaggaggattgcggtaggtgacaaccagcgtaaaaatttcgtcacaccttatgatatgaattcaaatgatataaatgttggggcgtcctctacttacgacgcgctacatcgaagcccgggtgtagtgagaaatatgcaagggtatagggcattcaccgaaagcgacgtacCATGCCagtgcccgggtgtggtgttaagtgagcaagagtTCCCACATCatagacgggtgtgggtaaagaagttagtctatATGACAGATAGTGAAACAGAACACaaaatagacatagaaaacaacagaagatatcataaaaggagaccaattaggaagaaacaggataggaggaggatcagggttggtacttggaatgttgatcactcacaggaaaattaatggacctTGTGgaaaccttggaaaggagaagggtgaatattgcttgcattcagggagactaaatgggtaggagagaaaagcaagaaaatgggtaattcatggtacaaactgtggtttaccggaaatgagagaaataagaacggagtggacataatcatagacaggacattgaaatacGCTGTAATAGTTATGAAAAGAGTAGGAAATAGAATTATACTACTAAAGCTAGTACTAAAAGAAGAATTAATAAATGTAGTTAATGCTTATGcctcacaaataggactagatactgaaagtaaataaaggttttgagaagatatggatgatttaatgaaaAGCATACCGAacgaagagaatgttttcattggtggagatttgaatggacatgtaggaagtgataggcaaggttatgagaatgttcatggaggttttggtttcgacaatcgaaatgaggagggaaaaagcatcctgaattttgctgtggcatacgacctaatattagcaaatacctactttataaaaagagagtcacatttagtgactttcaaaagtgggcaacatagaagccaaattgacttcctcttaaccaggaagacaaatagagctctatgcaaggattgcaaggtcattacaggataggctttaacaagtcaatatcagttagtggtcttggatgtcaagtttaagaataatttaagtaaggttagaagaaatagtgtagctcgaacaaagtggtgggagttcaaaggagtaaagcaagtgaagttcaaaaatgagcttctcgagtccgaagcatgaaaGCTAGATAttgaggccaatgatatgtggatacagatggcatcaaatattagagaagtagctagaaaagtatttGGAGAGTCTAAAAGACATGGACCACTCTCAAAAGAGagatagtggtggaatgaggaagtacaaaaggcagtgaagagaaaaagagaatggtataagaaattacctaaatgtgataataatgaggcaaatGAAcgatacaagatagcaaagaaagaggcaaaaaagacagTTATTCAAGCaaaagcacaggcctttgaaaagttatatgagaaacttggaactaaagaaggggagaaagatatttatagattagcaaggaggagagaaagaaaatgtcaagatctcaatcaagttaagtgcattaaggataaaaaaggaaaagtgttggtgaaagatgaggacattaaaaaaagatggagaaattattttaatgatctctttaataatagtcaaaatggaaatagcgtgaatatatacTATAGAACaacagaaaagaatgtgaattatactagaggaagtacttaagagaatgaaagtaggtaaagcctgtgggcccgatggaataccaattgaagtgtggaagtgtttgggagatatggaagtggcatgattaactaaattatttaataagattctaaactcaaagaaaatgcatgATAAATGGAagatgagtattttagtacctatttttaaaaataagggagacatacagaattgctcgaactataggggaattaaactcatgagtcatactatgaagttgtgagagagagttgtggagcatcgactacgtcatgatacttctatctctcttaataaatttggcttcatgcctgatcgttcaactatagaagcgatctttctcattagaagcttgatggagaaatatagagatgtgaagaaagatctacacatgttttttattgatttgaagaaagcttatgatagtgttccaagagatgtcttatggagtgtgttagaataaaataggatatctattaggtacatataagtgttcaaagatatgtatgaagaagcaactactattgtgcgcacagtggaggggacacaagagattttccgatctcaattggattacaccaaggatcagctataaacccttacctttttacattagttttagatgaattgacaaaacatatacaagagagtattccatggtgcatgatgtttgcggatgatattgttctgatagatgcgacgcaaggagtcaatagaaagctagagctttggagaagtactctagagttaaagggctttaagttaagtataacgaacgcagaatacatgcattgcaagttcagtgaaggccaaactggtaatagggaatgagttagtttggatggtgtggtactgtcccaaagtaatcactttaaatatctcggctcaatccttcaagtagatgggggatgtgaggagaatgttaggcataggattaaaaccggatggttaaagtggagatGTGTcatgagagttttatgtgatcgcaagattcccaataagttaaaaggaaaattttaccgtacagccatacgaccggctatgttatatggtagtgagtgttgggcactgcaggagtcgtatgcgtctaagataagagttgcagagatgagaatgttaaggtggatgagtggccatactagactagataaagtccgtaattagagtattagagaaaaggtaggagtggtgccaattaaggataagttgagagaaggtagATTGAAGTggcttggtcatgtgaagcgtagacatacggagacctcagttagacaagtagagcacattaggttagaggatagaaagaaaaaaagtagacctaaattaacttggaggagagtagtacaacatgaactagaagcattacacatttctgaggatttaacccaaaatcgtttagagtggagaaagcaaatccatatagctgaccccaaatttttgagataaaaacttagttgagtttgagttgagttaagttgttcaaatatatatatatatatatatatatatatatatatatatatatatatagaggaaTGAGGAGGCAACTTTCAAACGGACTAAAATaccttataaatttatattatttacaaaaattaattaatataaattaaaattttactataattttttattctaattttattaaaattagaattttaatgagACTAGAACTATAtaacataatttaattattaaaaaaataaaaactatggttttgtttatttaatttagaAAATTACATGACTAATTATTGACAAAAGGCCATGCACATTTTACAGCAAGctttaattattttacatattaataattaatagtcTATTTAGAATATGTACAActcttttatgaattttaaaattacattAAAAGATTataaatagtgaaattacaaaagTCTAAAACTATTAATAACATTTTGGTAAAATTTccacaaagaaatttaataagagagaaaaatgtaaaggccattttttttttttaaaaacatacttcatgcaatttatattttattaagttaaataaaattaatagttaatacctaaaaaatccaaataaaagaagaaaagctaaattttcattatttttgtataagaaattttaattataattgcaatttttaatttaattcaattgtcattattgataagAAATTATTTCAATGGAAATATAGAGACATTGAGAGGGAGATATAAGGGGAAGAAAGACAAAGAGACAAAGATAGTGTGAGAGAAAAGAGGCGAAAGATAAAGAAAGAATAGAGAGGGATGATATTtagattattttcattttttacagCAATGCCAAGTTAGCATGCtaataaaaaaaagttaataaaaataagtaaaaaatacTTTATTGTTCAGAAATCAATGTCTAAGgagttttatattaattaaaaacaaaaattcaTGGACAATATCATTATGCGGACTAAAATTTAAGGACAATGGATGAAATTTACACAAAAAATTACAAATTCATTGAATTCCCTAATGCAAGTAAAAAAGCATAAGTTATATATTTGATAATTATGAATGTCTCATATTTATACTAGATATATCAATAtgcatgaaaatttaaattaatacccACACAATacatgattgttaaagaaaaataaaattatcatatttcaaaaaattttattttctaacaataattaaataatagatATGAAAACATTTCaagtatttatatattatattgtattaattaaattttaatattagttattaccaattttaacattttaatttaaataattaaattaatatttaattcttatatataaattaaataattacgtaTTATAAACTATTAGATGCTTGTGCAACGCGCGTGCTTCGAATGCTAGCATTATTCAAAAAGGAGAAAAATACAATTTCTCTCTACCCTCATTTTTTTCTTACGTCTAAGGACATCTAAGTAATTTTAATATAAGCAACACTTTTATTCTCACATTTCCCTCTATTTCATTCCAATTTGGATAGAAATATTTTGGTCAATTAAGAAGATTTGAAAATTGGAATTTCTCTTCCATTTTCCTCCTTTTTCTCCTCTATCTAATGTCCAAATAAGAGAAATTGGACaaataaaatttctttttcttttctctccatttccctcaatccAAACAAAGCATTAGTTTAGCCGAGTTGAGTAGCTATCAAATAAACCATCTCAAATAGCTTATATTGCTATATAAAAACAGTCAAATCACTAAACAATTATGGAATTCAACATTCTCAAAGCAACATGAGCTAAAGGAGGACCAAATAAAGGTAGCCAAACATAGTAGTAGTGAAAAGCTATAGGAAGAACATATCATTACCTGGACTTGAGCATTATCAATGTCAGCTTCACTGTATGTACCATTATCCTTAACATGGAAGTTAACCAGTGGCTTATGACTAGAAAAATTAGTTTCAAGTCCAACAGCCAAGTTCTTTTGACTCGTAGACTGTTCACCAGAATAGTCATCATTATTATTGAAGACCTCACCCAACAACTCTGTTAAGGAGACATCAGGTTCACTAGTGCCATCCTGAAAATGAAAACCATTATGATCATTGCCAAAGTCGGCATAAGGAGAATCCATGTAGGGTGCTAGGTCTGCAAGAATATGCGATTGCATTGGGGAGAACACTTTGCAATCAATTCCACCAGATGTGGACTCAAATAGATGAGAATTTTCTTCCTGAGGTTGATGCACCTAAAGTAAAACGTaggacaaaaaaattaaaaaaatacacaACCTCAAGACATCAAGGTTTCATGATGATTAATTAGAAAGTGCACTACAAAATGCCAAAAACAACCAAATCAAGTTCTCACCATCATAGCAGTCATTTCTTCCGCATGATCTTCAACATCTGAATGACTATTGCAGCAGCTATCAACAGGTAGCACAGCACTAGAGGTCATGTTAACTGACTCATCTATCAGCCACCTTGCTATACCTTCATATTGTTTTCCTGCTTGCGTGGCAGATGATCTTGTTTCTTGAACTAGATCTGATGATGTGTCCTCAGGAGAGGACTTAGAAGTGGTAGGGGAATATCCAGTTTGGTCTACTTCATCATATTTTACAATGTCAATCTTCTCCTCTGGCTTTCGGAACAAGCGACAGAGGACAAAAGAACCCTACGCCAGACGAAGGgaggaactcaatgagttataagaaaaaaaaaaaaaagagtagaagaagaagaaaaggaagggaaggggggggagggggggggggtgtggtgtGGGGGGTGGTTGGTGTTGTGTATTATAGTATTAGCAGCATGTCATTAGAGCAAACATATAAATATACAGTTGCAGCAAAAAAAGACCACAAAGTAACTTGGGAAATTGAACTCAACGAGAAAAAAAAAGGCACAAAAACCTTTTTCCCCTTGAAAAATTATTCAAACTTGGTTTAAACATATTGAATGGTCATCAGCACTTCGCTATATTTGTTTTATCTTTTACATGATAGATAATAGATAGAGTAGACGATACTTTCAAAATATTTACATGCATATCAGTAAAACACAGATGGAAACGCTGAGAAATAATTATTAAACAACTTTATTTAATAGGGAACAACTTGTGCTTCATACTTTAACTGAATTAAAGTTGTAACATAGCTGAATATGTTCTTATTATCCAAGAAGAAGGATAAGAAGGTAAAGCTGTTCGATTGATGAAATGCACTATCAAGCTTGAATAATATAGTTGAGGTGAGACATATTGTGCAAAGAAACAAAAAGGCACAATATGGACATAATTGAGCCAAGTGCTCAAAGAAAACAATGCAGGCAAATGAGAGTATAATTTGGAGCGAAAACAAGATTAAAAATAGCAGTTGACAAAGAGAACCTGGCCAGGGGCAGAACCATCAAGATATTTAACGGTGGCGCGGTACTCATGCATAATCCAGTTGGTGCGCTCGCCCTTTGGAGCACGGCCTCTATAGAAAACCAAGGTCTTTTTCATGCCAATGGAGATAGGATTGGAGCCTGACTTTCTAGCTCTTATGGTGCGATCCTTGCCCGTTGCTTTCCAGTAGCCGGCGTCCGTTGCCCTGTTCGAACGTTGACCATTGGGATATTTCCGGTCACGCGGGCAGAAGAAGAACCACTCCGGATCATCCGTCTTAATGACCGATAGCCCTGAGCCCAAAATTGCAGAAATTTGAGCAACTCATACAGGCACAGCTATTATTATATTGATGTTGGAAATTATACTGACTACACAAACCCTAAAATTCAAAATTAGTCAAAATTAGAGAGGAATCTTACTGATTAAGGAAAGGGACAAATgtgcaaaagaagaagaagaattatcCACGAGGAATAAAGGAAAGGAAATTGATCAAAGATTCAGAATTGTTCCCCGATTATTTATTTAAACAAGAAGAAAGGATCCTAGTAcaaa
Proteins encoded:
- the LOC110655245 gene encoding protein NTM1-like 9 isoform X1: MAVLSTESLPLGFRFRPTDEELINHYLRLKINGRNSEVEVVPEVDVCKWEPWDLPGLSVIKTDDPEWFFFCPRDRKYPNGQRSNRATDAGYWKATGKDRTIRARKSGSNPISIGMKKTLVFYRGRAPKGERTNWIMHEYRATVKYLDGSAPGQGSFVLCRLFRKPEEKIDIVKYDEVDQTGYSPTTSKSSPEDTSSDLVQETRSSATQAGKQYEGIARWLIDESVNMTSSAVLPVDSCCNSHSDVEDHAEEMTAMMVHQPQEENSHLFESTSGGIDCKVFSPMQSHILADLAPYMDSPYADFGNDHNGFHFQDGTSEPDVSLTELLGEVFNNNDDYSGEQSTSQKNLAVGLETNFSSHKPLVNFHVKDNGTYSEADIDNAQVQMQASLGSWGAQSSSFHGQLGTRNVLGVANSDVQDASSAISAVGSSLDVFNSMDESSRQMNPMNQGSAVSGTGIKIRTRRPQVHPYADNFVTQGSAPRRLRLQREFSTVSPGSRAERDASHQEEEDEVQSAVTKARDAEHNPDSDKLLMKSQLHISDKSIEIAEESSTNLRLRVKQGRKCGSGEIGGSAFPDAAPVNHGHSSPSVYVVGVVLAFVLFIVLVGIWRCE
- the LOC110655245 gene encoding protein NTM1-like 9 isoform X2, translating into MKKTLVFYRGRAPKGERTNWIMHEYRATVKYLDGSAPGQGSFVLCRLFRKPEEKIDIVKYDEVDQTGYSPTTSKSSPEDTSSDLVQETRSSATQAGKQYEGIARWLIDESVNMTSSAVLPVDSCCNSHSDVEDHAEEMTAMMVHQPQEENSHLFESTSGGIDCKVFSPMQSHILADLAPYMDSPYADFGNDHNGFHFQDGTSEPDVSLTELLGEVFNNNDDYSGEQSTSQKNLAVGLETNFSSHKPLVNFHVKDNGTYSEADIDNAQVQMQASLGSWGAQSSSFHGQLGTRNVLGVANSDVQDASSAISAVGSSLDVFNSMDESSRQMNPMNQGSAVSGTGIKIRTRRPQVHPYADNFVTQGSAPRRLRLQREFSTVSPGSRAERDASHQEEEDEVQSAVTKARDAEHNPDSDKLLMKSQLHISDKSIEIAEESSTNLRLRVKQGRKCGSGEIGGSAFPDAAPVNHGHSSPSVYVVGVVLAFVLFIVLVGIWRCE